A single genomic interval of Salmo trutta chromosome 13, fSalTru1.1, whole genome shotgun sequence harbors:
- the LOC115206366 gene encoding protein Smaug homolog 2-like isoform X2, translated as MMFRDQVGILTDWFKGWNECEQTVALLSLLKRASRTQARFLHICLEHWLADCTEIHILEAEANNADIVSQWHQEPMEKAVSLLLSHLPLLQPRNSEAKCEYMKLLQKVLSHTIESSLFVEESRQLLSYALIHPATTLDDRTSLAMWLNHLEEHLSSGYPAPSSRPPYHPRQGSDEWPGSAEGLDPGHGWLDKPPSSSSSPAGQNGHMSFQGGMPINSNNAGMGQMGQASPLKRSLSLIPSSPQVCGADWLSQDDLGGRQAFDHAPLSPQSSVASSGSEQTEDQGSRNTFQEDGSGMKDVPMWLKSLRLHKYAALFSQMTYEEMMILTEHHLESQNVTKGARHKIALSVQKLRERPSVLKSLEKDILEGGNLRNALQELQLIIITPIKVYSYSPPSVSHRDMEGTGSPSDHSNPGEDKDLAQEGFQPHNPPPCDGESSATPISDRDIAGQFTRVMGKVCTQLLVSRPDEENISCYLQLIEKCLTHEAFTETQRKRLVSWKQQVLKLLRLFPRKAMLDMPVYRQKGWAYGSNSLPTAGSVSAGGLARRGQRSFQMPPRGLTAGRMGLLSPGGIGVASPRHTLTSPTLPGQGRQNLWFANPGGSNSMPSQSRSSVQRTHSLPVHTSPQTMLLFQQQECQVPGADLEINPTLESLCLSMTEHALGDGMDRTSTI; from the exons ATGATGTTCCGAGACCAGGTGGGCATCCTGACGGACTGGTTCAAGGGCTGGAACGAGTGTGAGCAGACGGTGGCGCTTCTTTCCTTGCTGAAGAGAGCGTCTCGTACCCAGGCCCGCTTCCTGCACATCTGCCTGGAGCACTGGCTGGCAGACTGCACTGAGATCCACATCCTGGAGGCTGAGGCCAACAATGCAG ACATTGTGAGCCAGTGGCACCAGGAACCCATGGAGAAGGCGGTGTCCCTGCTGCTGTCCCACCTACCCCTGCTGCAGCCCCGCAACAGCGAGGCCAAGTGTGAGTACATGAAGCTGCTGCAGAAGGTGCTGAGCCACACCATCGAGAGCAGCCTGTTTGTGGAGGAGAGCAGACAGCTGCTGTCCTACGCCCTCATCCACCCGGCCACCACCCTGGATGACCGCACCTCGCTGGCCATGTGGCTCAACCACCTGGAGGAGCACCTCTCCAGCGGCTACCCAGCGCCCTCCTCCCGGCCCCCCTACCACCCCCGTCAGGGCTCAGATGAGTGGCCGGGCTCCGCGGAGGGACTGGACCCTGGCCACGGCTGGCTGGACAAGcccccctcctccagctcctcccctGCAGGGCAGAATGGACACATGTCTTTCCAGGGCGGGATGCCCATCAACAGCAACAACGCAG GCATGGGGCAAATGGGCCAGGCCAGTCCTCTGAAGAGGTCCTTGTCCCTGATCCCCTCCAGTCCCCAGGTCTGTGGCGCAGATTGGCTGAGCCAGGATGACCTGGGGGGGCGACAGGCCTTTGACCACGCGCCCCTGTCCCCCCAGAGTAGTGTGGCATCCTCAGGCAGCGAGCAGACTGAGGACCAGGGCTCCAGAAACACCTTCCAGGAGGACGGCAGTGGCATGAAAG ATGTGCCCATGTGGCTGAAGAGCCTCCGTCTTCATAAGTACGCAGCACTTTTCTCCCAGATGACTTATGAGGAGATGATGATTCTGACAGAGCACCACCTGGAGTCACAG AATGTGACCAAAGGTGCACGGCACAAGATAGCCCTGAGTGTCCAGAAGCTGCGAGAGAGGCCAAGCGTTCTCAAGTCTTTAGAGAAG GATATATTGGAGGGGGGCAACCTGCGTAACGCCCTACAGGAACTACAGCTGATCATCATCACCCCCATCAAGGTCTACAGCTACAGCCCTCCCAGTGTTTCCCACAGAGATATGGAGGGGACTGGATCCCCCTCAGACCACTCCAACCCTGGGGAGGACAAGGACCTGGCCCAGGAGGGTTTCCAGCCCCACAACCCCCCTCCCTGCGACGGGGAGTCCTCAGCCACACCCATCTCAGACCGCGACATTGCTGGCCAGTTCACGCGTGTCATGGGTAAAG TGTGCACTCAGCTACTGGTGTCCAGACCGGACGAGGAGAATATCAGCTGTTACCTGCAGCTCATTGAGAAATGTCTGACACATGAG gctTTCACAGAGACTCAGAGGAAGAGACTGGTCTCCTGGAAGCAGCAGGTTCTCAAACTGCTCCGCCTGTTCCCAAGGAAAGCCATGCTGGACATGCCTGTGTACCGACAGAAAGG CTGGGCATATGGTTCCAACTCCCTCCCCACAGCAGGCTCTGTGAGTGCTGGGGGTCTGGCACGTAGGGGGCAGAGGTCATTCCAGATGCCCCCTCGTGGCCTCACTGCCGGGCGCATGGGGCTCCTGAGTCCAGGTGGTATCGGGGTTGCCTCCCCACGCCACACCCTCACCAGCCCCACACTGCCAGGCCAGGGCAGACAG AACCTGTGGTTTGCCAACCCTGGGGGCAGCAACAGCATGCCAAGCCAGAGTCGCAGCTCCGTGCAACGGACCCACTCACTCCCTGTCCACACCTCCCCGCAAACCATGCTCCTGTTCCAGCAGCAAG aaTGCCAAGTTCCAGGTGCAGACCTGGAGATCAACCCCACCCTGGAGTCACTGTGCCTCAGTATGACAGAGCATGCCTTAGGGG ATGGAATGGACCGAACATCAACAATATGA
- the LOC115206366 gene encoding protein Smaug homolog 2-like isoform X1, producing MMFRDQVGILTDWFKGWNECEQTVALLSLLKRASRTQARFLHICLEHWLADCTEIHILEAEANNADIVSQWHQEPMEKAVSLLLSHLPLLQPRNSEAKCEYMKLLQKVLSHTIESSLFVEESRQLLSYALIHPATTLDDRTSLAMWLNHLEEHLSSGYPAPSSRPPYHPRQGSDEWPGSAEGLDPGHGWLDKPPSSSSSPAGQNGHMSFQGGMPINSNNAGMGQMGQASPLKRSLSLIPSSPQVCGADWLSQDDLGGRQAFDHAPLSPQSSVASSGSEQTEDQGSRNTFQEDGSGMKDVPMWLKSLRLHKYAALFSQMTYEEMMILTEHHLESQVCHRLSQNVTKGARHKIALSVQKLRERPSVLKSLEKDILEGGNLRNALQELQLIIITPIKVYSYSPPSVSHRDMEGTGSPSDHSNPGEDKDLAQEGFQPHNPPPCDGESSATPISDRDIAGQFTRVMGKVCTQLLVSRPDEENISCYLQLIEKCLTHEAFTETQRKRLVSWKQQVLKLLRLFPRKAMLDMPVYRQKGWAYGSNSLPTAGSVSAGGLARRGQRSFQMPPRGLTAGRMGLLSPGGIGVASPRHTLTSPTLPGQGRQNLWFANPGGSNSMPSQSRSSVQRTHSLPVHTSPQTMLLFQQQECQVPGADLEINPTLESLCLSMTEHALGDGMDRTSTI from the exons ATGATGTTCCGAGACCAGGTGGGCATCCTGACGGACTGGTTCAAGGGCTGGAACGAGTGTGAGCAGACGGTGGCGCTTCTTTCCTTGCTGAAGAGAGCGTCTCGTACCCAGGCCCGCTTCCTGCACATCTGCCTGGAGCACTGGCTGGCAGACTGCACTGAGATCCACATCCTGGAGGCTGAGGCCAACAATGCAG ACATTGTGAGCCAGTGGCACCAGGAACCCATGGAGAAGGCGGTGTCCCTGCTGCTGTCCCACCTACCCCTGCTGCAGCCCCGCAACAGCGAGGCCAAGTGTGAGTACATGAAGCTGCTGCAGAAGGTGCTGAGCCACACCATCGAGAGCAGCCTGTTTGTGGAGGAGAGCAGACAGCTGCTGTCCTACGCCCTCATCCACCCGGCCACCACCCTGGATGACCGCACCTCGCTGGCCATGTGGCTCAACCACCTGGAGGAGCACCTCTCCAGCGGCTACCCAGCGCCCTCCTCCCGGCCCCCCTACCACCCCCGTCAGGGCTCAGATGAGTGGCCGGGCTCCGCGGAGGGACTGGACCCTGGCCACGGCTGGCTGGACAAGcccccctcctccagctcctcccctGCAGGGCAGAATGGACACATGTCTTTCCAGGGCGGGATGCCCATCAACAGCAACAACGCAG GCATGGGGCAAATGGGCCAGGCCAGTCCTCTGAAGAGGTCCTTGTCCCTGATCCCCTCCAGTCCCCAGGTCTGTGGCGCAGATTGGCTGAGCCAGGATGACCTGGGGGGGCGACAGGCCTTTGACCACGCGCCCCTGTCCCCCCAGAGTAGTGTGGCATCCTCAGGCAGCGAGCAGACTGAGGACCAGGGCTCCAGAAACACCTTCCAGGAGGACGGCAGTGGCATGAAAG ATGTGCCCATGTGGCTGAAGAGCCTCCGTCTTCATAAGTACGCAGCACTTTTCTCCCAGATGACTTATGAGGAGATGATGATTCTGACAGAGCACCACCTGGAGTCACAGGTTTGTCATCGTTTGTCACAG AATGTGACCAAAGGTGCACGGCACAAGATAGCCCTGAGTGTCCAGAAGCTGCGAGAGAGGCCAAGCGTTCTCAAGTCTTTAGAGAAG GATATATTGGAGGGGGGCAACCTGCGTAACGCCCTACAGGAACTACAGCTGATCATCATCACCCCCATCAAGGTCTACAGCTACAGCCCTCCCAGTGTTTCCCACAGAGATATGGAGGGGACTGGATCCCCCTCAGACCACTCCAACCCTGGGGAGGACAAGGACCTGGCCCAGGAGGGTTTCCAGCCCCACAACCCCCCTCCCTGCGACGGGGAGTCCTCAGCCACACCCATCTCAGACCGCGACATTGCTGGCCAGTTCACGCGTGTCATGGGTAAAG TGTGCACTCAGCTACTGGTGTCCAGACCGGACGAGGAGAATATCAGCTGTTACCTGCAGCTCATTGAGAAATGTCTGACACATGAG gctTTCACAGAGACTCAGAGGAAGAGACTGGTCTCCTGGAAGCAGCAGGTTCTCAAACTGCTCCGCCTGTTCCCAAGGAAAGCCATGCTGGACATGCCTGTGTACCGACAGAAAGG CTGGGCATATGGTTCCAACTCCCTCCCCACAGCAGGCTCTGTGAGTGCTGGGGGTCTGGCACGTAGGGGGCAGAGGTCATTCCAGATGCCCCCTCGTGGCCTCACTGCCGGGCGCATGGGGCTCCTGAGTCCAGGTGGTATCGGGGTTGCCTCCCCACGCCACACCCTCACCAGCCCCACACTGCCAGGCCAGGGCAGACAG AACCTGTGGTTTGCCAACCCTGGGGGCAGCAACAGCATGCCAAGCCAGAGTCGCAGCTCCGTGCAACGGACCCACTCACTCCCTGTCCACACCTCCCCGCAAACCATGCTCCTGTTCCAGCAGCAAG aaTGCCAAGTTCCAGGTGCAGACCTGGAGATCAACCCCACCCTGGAGTCACTGTGCCTCAGTATGACAGAGCATGCCTTAGGGG ATGGAATGGACCGAACATCAACAATATGA
- the LOC115206367 gene encoding suppressor of cytokine signaling 5-like: MSQPKESGDRGKDRERGARPKVRQSRSEERRDAGGRGKKKGQTCHEQQAAERPVSDGFEYGDLLTGLEPRVRCSSSPLKEGRRWQGLEGVTSLSQDRGTARLAQGTAEPPASEAEGRGAGGSRTLRQKIQDAMGQCFPIKTNTPSPSLSSSTQQVFMPQAAAAVGAASSRRKIHLSELMLDDCPFAAGTELAQKWYLIKQHTAPISTPPIDTLVVSASASASNMAAVVEDVDDRLRERRRISIEQGVEPPPNAEIHTFEVTAQINPLYKLGPKLAHGMNELAGDDRATIHQQQQLLLQRQQQHQLLLQSCLDTLDEVVAVAASSSASASALVPVCETASVPDPVDDPEVTASLQPTRAAVPQAEGPPTQDGYRIHTQIDYIHCLVPDLLQITNLPCYWGVMDRYEAETLLEGKPEGTFLLRDSAQEDYLFSVSFRRYGRSLHARIEQWNHNFSFDVHDPSVFHAPTVTGLLEHYKDPNSCMFFEPLLSNPIHRTLPFSLQHVCRAVISSRTTYDGINVLPIPNTLKKHLKEYHYKQRVRVRRMDTWWE; the protein is encoded by the coding sequence ATGTCTCAACCGAAGGAGTCAGGCGATCGTGGGAAAGACAGGGAGCGGGGTGCCCGTCCCAAGGTGAGACAGAGCCGGtctgaggagagaagagatgccGGTGGAAGAGGAAAGAAAAAAGGCCAGACGTGCCATGAGCAGCAAGCTGCGGAGCGGCCTGTCAGTGATGGGTTTGAGTATGGGGACCTGCTGACTGGTCTGGAGCCCAGGGTCCgctgctcctcctctcccctgaaggAGGGCAGGAGATGGCAGGGCCTGGAGGGGGTCACTTCACTCAGCCAGGACAGGGGGACAGCCAGGCTGGCACAGGGGACAGCTGAGCCACCAGCCAGTGAGGCTGAGGGCAGGGGGGCAGGTGGCAGTCGCACACTCCGCCAAAAGATCCAGGATGCCATGGGGCAGTGTTTCCCCATAAAGACCAACACTCCATCGCCATCATTGTCCAGTTCCACTCAGCAGGTCTTCATGCCACAAGCTGCAGCTGCTGTAGGAGCTGCCTCCTCGCGCCGCAAGATCCACCTTAGTGAACTCATGCTGGACGACTGTCCCTTCGCTGCAGGCACTGAGCTGGCTCAGAAGTGGTACCTCATCAAGCAGCACACAGCCCCCATCTCCACACCTCCTATAGACACCTTGGTGGTCAGCGCTAGTGCCTCTGCCTCAAACATGGCCGCCGTGGTGGAGGATGTGGATGACCGGTTGCGAGAGCGCAGGCGCATCAGCATCGAGCAAGGCGTGGAGCCGCCGCCCAACGCAGAGATCCACACGTTTGAGGTGACGGCCCAGATCAACCCTCTGTACAAGCTGGGGCCCAAACTGGCCCATGGTATGAATGAGCTGGCAGGGGATGACAGGGCTACCATTCACCAGCAACAGCAGCTGCTTCtccagaggcagcagcagcaccagctcctgctgcagagctgtctggaCACTCTGGATGAGGTGGTAGCTGTGGCCGCCTCCTCTTCTGCCTCAGCATCTGCCTTGGTCCCTGTCTGTGAGACTGCTTCTGTCCCTGACCCCGTGGATGACCCTGAGGTCACAGCCAGCCTCCAGCCAACCAGAGCTGCCGTTCCCCAGGCTGAGGGTCCCCCTACTCAGGACGGCTATCGCATCCACACCCAGATCGACTACATCCACTGTCTGGTGCCTGACCTGCTGCAGATCACTAACCTACCCTGCTACTGGGGTGTGATGGACCGCTATGAGGCCGAGACTCTGCTGGAGGGCAAGCCAGAGGGCACCTTCCTCCTCCGCGACTCAGCCCAGGAAGACTACCTCTTCTCCGTCAGCTTCCGCCGCTACGGCCGCTCGCTGCACGCCCGCATTGAGCAGTGGAACCACAACTTCAGCTTCGACGTGCACGACCCCAGTGTGTTCCACGCGCCCACCGTCACGGGGCTGCTGGAGCACTACAAGGACCCCAACTCCTGCATGTTCTTCGAGCCGCTGCTGTCCAACCCCATCCACCGCACCCTGCCCTTCAGCCTGCAGCACGTGTGCAGGGCGGTGATCAGCAGCCGCACCACCTACGACGGCATCAACGTGCTGCCCATCCCCAACACCCTGAAGAAACACCTGAAGGAGTACCATTACAAGCAGAGGGTGAGGGTACGGAGGATGGACACCTGGTGGGAATAA